Proteins co-encoded in one Desulfuromonas sp. genomic window:
- a CDS encoding WD40 repeat domain-containing protein — translation MDSVVFLSLAALLGLVCILWLVGLFSAGARNVMLFFVKKNRSRLKLTIVYGLLLPSLLVGSILFCIEYESDAISTYAEMEGGPDENTENAPSPAKEDVAVWELPAPPEKQARGLTPEEQEKKKQIRFALEIEMISPFDVSVQDYFKYELFADLSEAIEGASLYGGCIPHYFPAHSDRIRYVAIAEGRIVSGSNDNTIKVWGLASGKLLKTLSGHERRVTSVAVNNGKIISGSEDNTIKVWDLASGKLLNTLSGHKYDINSVAVGEGRIISGSDDDTIKVWDLKSGKLLDTLSGHHRWVSTVAIGEGRIVSGDVGGTGVSCMIKTWDLKSGKLLYTIEGDRYRVKSVTISGGQIVSVGKYSTIKIWDLKSGNLLHTLSGHKADTNSVVVTEGRIVSGGDDATVKVWDLKSGKLLSSYPNPSPRVLSVATGEGKIVSGDSGGFISVTKMPNFEHVKKFKDEAKSYFLNSQFEGVDYRQALRLPLSLLVDVPSFKQRHAEHALSKYQLRVRNSIKHGKIGERYVPYTTSSYTSFNNDYMMINGEAINYSTNQKHSSSSGGHDEDVYGYKAIYEVKNESKNHYLVQMKSDWTGVYSRYVTGSYGAWSDKDGQYSELKTNKSASSYPQSFVLAPGDKHKYQFELGEEEPADLVNVPVTVTVIPKRFYEGLVRSMEEENTDLALIDGYLKTELVREWWPQLIRRWNQIIQDRDDRFSKANIEKVTINLEYDKSDYDSAFDNPVTVFISSKKPLKVKYETPFATETVDVTQKTSGFFSAYEYRVKHSVKGVPKSSLDAKVAYVWPVTDVNPIPKAKAKADKARAWQAGSLRGKVVECINAGGCTYVLVDKTWVGAPAFSVVVGDTVIAPKGKVMKDYHSSFADRTFDSMRWVNNVEVVTH, via the coding sequence ATGGATTCGGTAGTTTTTTTGTCGTTAGCAGCACTTCTGGGACTTGTTTGCATATTGTGGCTGGTCGGGCTTTTTTCGGCTGGGGCAAGAAACGTTATGCTCTTTTTTGTAAAGAAAAACCGCAGCCGTCTGAAGCTGACCATTGTGTATGGTCTCCTGCTCCCATCGCTCCTTGTCGGATCCATCCTGTTTTGCATTGAATATGAAAGCGACGCTATTTCGACCTACGCCGAAATGGAAGGCGGGCCCGATGAAAATACGGAAAATGCACCGTCTCCAGCAAAAGAGGATGTCGCCGTGTGGGAACTGCCGGCGCCCCCTGAAAAGCAGGCGCGTGGGTTGACTCCGGAAGAGCAGGAAAAGAAGAAACAGATCCGCTTCGCCCTTGAAATTGAGATGATCTCCCCTTTTGATGTCTCGGTTCAAGACTATTTCAAATATGAATTGTTTGCGGATTTAAGTGAGGCGATTGAAGGAGCCAGCCTTTATGGTGGGTGTATCCCACATTATTTTCCTGCACACAGCGACCGTATTCGCTACGTTGCTATCGCTGAAGGACGAATTGTATCAGGTAGTAATGATAACACAATTAAGGTTTGGGGGCTGGCGAGTGGCAAGCTATTGAAGACCCTTTCTGGACATGAAAGGCGCGTTACTTCTGTTGCAGTTAATAACGGAAAAATTATTTCTGGCAGTGAAGATAACACAATTAAGGTTTGGGATTTAGCAAGTGGCAAGCTCTTGAATACCCTTTCTGGGCATAAATATGATATCAACTCGGTGGCTGTCGGTGAGGGGCGGATCATTTCCGGCAGTGATGACGACACCATCAAGGTTTGGGATCTGAAGAGCGGCAAACTCCTGGACACCCTTTCTGGACATCATCGCTGGGTGTCGACGGTGGCCATAGGTGAGGGCCGGATTGTTTCAGGTGATGTTGGCGGCACTGGTGTTAGCTGCATGATTAAAACCTGGGACCTGAAGAGCGGCAAACTGCTATACACCATTGAGGGAGACCGGTATAGGGTGAAATCGGTGACCATCAGCGGTGGCCAGATTGTCTCCGTCGGTAAGTACTCTACCATCAAGATCTGGGATCTGAAGAGCGGCAACCTGCTGCATACCCTTTCCGGGCATAAAGCTGATACCAATTCGGTGGTCGTCACCGAGGGCCGGATTGTCTCCGGTGGTGATGACGCTACAGTCAAGGTTTGGGATTTGAAGAGCGGGAAGCTGTTATCTAGCTATCCTAATCCTAGCCCTCGTGTGTTGTCTGTAGCAACGGGGGAAGGGAAAATCGTTTCCGGAGATAGTGGCGGTTTTATTTCTGTCACAAAGATGCCAAATTTTGAGCATGTAAAAAAGTTTAAAGATGAAGCCAAAAGCTACTTTCTGAACAGCCAATTTGAGGGCGTTGACTACAGGCAAGCCCTTAGGTTGCCACTATCTTTATTGGTCGATGTGCCTTCGTTTAAGCAAAGGCATGCCGAACACGCCCTGAGTAAATACCAGCTGCGCGTCCGCAACTCTATCAAACACGGCAAGATCGGCGAGCGTTACGTCCCCTACACCACCTCGTCTTACACAAGCTTTAATAACGACTACATGATGATTAACGGCGAGGCGATCAACTACAGCACCAACCAGAAACATTCGTCTTCCAGCGGCGGCCACGACGAGGACGTCTACGGGTACAAGGCGATCTACGAAGTCAAAAACGAGTCGAAAAATCATTACCTCGTCCAGATGAAGTCCGACTGGACGGGAGTTTATTCAAGATACGTCACCGGCAGTTACGGTGCCTGGAGCGATAAGGATGGTCAATACAGTGAGTTGAAAACAAATAAAAGCGCCTCTTCGTACCCCCAGTCCTTTGTGCTGGCGCCGGGCGACAAGCACAAGTACCAGTTTGAACTCGGCGAAGAGGAACCGGCCGACCTGGTGAACGTTCCGGTGACGGTGACGGTGATCCCGAAGCGGTTTTACGAGGGCCTGGTCCGGTCTATGGAAGAGGAGAATACCGACCTCGCCCTGATCGACGGCTATCTGAAAACCGAGCTGGTCCGCGAGTGGTGGCCCCAGCTCATACGCCGATGGAATCAGATCATCCAGGACCGGGACGACCGCTTTTCCAAAGCAAATATTGAGAAAGTTACGATCAACCTCGAATATGATAAGAGCGACTATGACAGCGCATTCGATAACCCTGTGACCGTGTTTATCTCGTCGAAAAAACCGCTCAAGGTCAAATACGAGACCCCTTTTGCCACCGAAACCGTCGATGTGACCCAGAAGACGTCCGGATTTTTCAGTGCTTACGAGTATCGGGTGAAACATAGCGTCAAGGGGGTGCCGAAGAGTAGCCTGGATGCCAAGGTCGCCTATGTCTGGCCGGTTACGGATGTAAATCCCATTCCCAAGGCCAAAGCCAAAGCTGACAAAGCCAGGGCCTGGCAGGCCGGAAGCCTCAGAGGCAAAGTTGTGGAATGCATAAATGCGGGGGGATGCACTTATGTTCTTGTCGATAAGACATGGGTAGGGGCACCCGCATTTTCAGTGGTCGTTGGAGACACTGTCATTGCACCGAAAGGCAAGGTAATGAAAGATTATCACTCGTCATTTGCTGACAGGACCTTCGACTCTATGCGTTGGGTCAATAATGTTGAAGTCGTTACCCATTGA
- a CDS encoding valine--tRNA ligase, with protein MEPKLPKGYEPRDVEAKWYGTWEQQGQFHADPDSPKDHYSIVIPPPNVTGVLHMGHALNNTLQDILCRWKRMSGHEVLWMPGTDHAGIATQNVVEKQLAADGIDRHAIGREKFVERVWQWREESGGQIINQLKRLGASCDWERERFTMDEGLSKAVREVFVRLFEDGLIYRANRLINWCPRCHTALSDLEVEHEEKKGHLWHLRYPVEGTDRYLVVATTRPETMLGDTAVAVNPLDERYADLIGKTVLLPLVNRKIPIIADEYVDKEFGSGAVKITPAHDFNDFEIGKRHDLEVINLLDESGNVNENGGPYCGQERYEARANVVADLEEQGLLEKIEDYGNAVGECYRCRTVIEPYMSKQWYVDVKPLAKEAIAAVETGRTKIVPAQWEKTYYEWMYNIQDWCISRQIWWGHRIPAWFCDDCDHITVSKEDASACGGCGSKNLRQETDVLDTWFSSALWPFSTMGWPDTTETLKKFYPTSCLVTGFDILFFWVARMMMMGLKFMGEVPFKEVYIHALVRDAQGQKMSKSKGNVIDPLTVIEEYGTDAFRFTLAAFAAMGRDIKLSTDRIAGYRNFTNKLWNASRFALMNLEDFDPEGIDLGKYELSLADRWILTRFAEATEATGRALEEYKYNDAANTLYAFTWHEFCDWYIELVKDDLYGDDPAVKARAQAVLYAVLESLLRLLHPIMPFVTEEIWQALPGARPCASIMQAAYPAAGAVPVDAEGAAQMELVMEIIRGIRNIRGEMDVPPSKKIAAVLDCRSDSSLAVVSAGEGYIRTLARVEEMNSGVGVERPGQAATQVAGDVEILLPLAGLINVDEEEKRLLKEIAKVEKDVAMFTKKLSNEKFVANAPAHVLEKDRGKLKDAEEKLGILQQSLEKIQALK; from the coding sequence ATGGAACCGAAGCTTCCCAAGGGGTACGAACCCCGCGACGTCGAAGCCAAATGGTATGGAACCTGGGAACAGCAGGGGCAGTTTCATGCCGATCCCGATTCGCCCAAGGACCACTATTCCATTGTCATCCCGCCGCCCAACGTGACCGGCGTGCTCCACATGGGCCACGCCCTCAACAACACCCTGCAGGACATCCTCTGTCGCTGGAAACGGATGTCCGGCCACGAGGTGCTGTGGATGCCCGGGACGGACCACGCCGGTATTGCCACCCAGAACGTAGTGGAGAAGCAGCTGGCCGCCGACGGCATTGACCGCCACGCTATCGGCCGGGAAAAGTTCGTCGAGCGGGTCTGGCAATGGCGCGAGGAGTCGGGTGGGCAGATCATCAACCAGCTCAAGCGCCTTGGCGCTTCCTGCGACTGGGAGCGGGAGCGGTTCACCATGGACGAGGGGCTGTCGAAGGCGGTCCGCGAGGTCTTCGTCCGCCTTTTCGAGGACGGCCTGATCTACCGCGCCAACCGCCTCATCAACTGGTGCCCCCGCTGCCACACGGCCCTCTCCGACCTCGAGGTCGAGCACGAGGAGAAGAAGGGGCACCTCTGGCACCTGCGCTACCCCGTGGAGGGGACCGACCGCTACCTCGTCGTCGCCACCACCCGCCCCGAGACGATGCTCGGCGACACCGCCGTCGCCGTCAACCCCTTGGACGAGCGCTACGCCGACCTGATCGGCAAGACGGTCCTGCTGCCGCTGGTGAACCGGAAGATCCCCATCATCGCCGACGAGTACGTCGACAAGGAGTTCGGCAGCGGCGCGGTGAAGATCACCCCGGCTCACGACTTCAATGATTTCGAGATCGGCAAACGCCACGACCTCGAGGTCATCAACCTCCTCGACGAGTCGGGCAACGTCAACGAGAACGGCGGCCCCTACTGCGGCCAGGAGCGCTACGAGGCGCGGGCCAACGTCGTCGCCGACCTCGAGGAGCAGGGGCTGCTCGAGAAGATAGAGGACTACGGCAACGCCGTCGGCGAGTGCTACCGCTGCCGCACGGTCATCGAGCCGTACATGAGCAAGCAGTGGTACGTCGATGTGAAACCCCTCGCCAAAGAGGCGATCGCGGCGGTCGAGACGGGCCGGACCAAGATCGTCCCGGCCCAGTGGGAGAAGACCTACTACGAGTGGATGTACAACATCCAGGACTGGTGCATCAGCCGACAGATCTGGTGGGGGCATCGCATCCCCGCCTGGTTCTGCGACGACTGCGACCACATCACCGTCTCCAAGGAGGACGCCTCGGCCTGCGGCGGCTGCGGCTCGAAGAACCTCCGCCAGGAGACCGACGTCCTCGATACCTGGTTCTCCTCGGCGCTTTGGCCCTTCTCGACCATGGGCTGGCCCGACACCACCGAGACCCTCAAGAAATTCTACCCGACGAGCTGCCTCGTCACCGGCTTCGACATCCTCTTCTTCTGGGTCGCCCGGATGATGATGATGGGGCTCAAGTTCATGGGCGAGGTCCCCTTCAAGGAGGTCTACATCCACGCCCTGGTGCGCGACGCCCAGGGGCAGAAGATGAGCAAGAGCAAGGGGAACGTCATCGATCCCCTGACCGTCATCGAGGAGTACGGCACCGACGCCTTCCGCTTCACCCTCGCGGCCTTCGCCGCAATGGGCCGCGACATCAAGCTCTCCACCGACCGCATTGCCGGCTACCGCAACTTCACCAACAAGCTCTGGAACGCCAGCCGCTTCGCCCTGATGAACCTCGAGGACTTCGACCCCGAGGGGATCGACCTCGGAAAGTACGAGCTGTCCCTGGCCGACCGCTGGATTCTTACGCGCTTCGCCGAGGCGACCGAGGCGACCGGCAGGGCGCTGGAGGAATACAAGTACAACGACGCCGCTAACACCCTCTACGCCTTTACCTGGCACGAGTTCTGCGACTGGTACATCGAGCTCGTCAAGGACGACCTTTACGGCGACGACCCGGCGGTCAAGGCCCGCGCCCAGGCGGTCCTCTACGCCGTCCTCGAGAGCCTGCTGCGCCTGCTCCATCCCATCATGCCCTTTGTCACCGAGGAGATCTGGCAGGCGCTGCCCGGCGCGCGCCCCTGCGCCTCGATCATGCAGGCCGCCTACCCGGCTGCCGGCGCCGTCCCCGTTGACGCCGAGGGCGCCGCTCAGATGGAACTGGTCATGGAGATCATCCGGGGGATCCGCAACATCCGCGGCGAGATGGACGTGCCTCCGAGCAAGAAGATCGCCGCCGTCCTCGACTGCCGCAGCGATTCATCCCTTGCTGTCGTCTCAGCGGGAGAGGGTTACATCCGCACCCTGGCAAGGGTCGAGGAGATGAACAGCGGCGTCGGCGTCGAACGCCCCGGCCAGGCGGCGACCCAGGTCGCAGGGGACGTCGAGATTCTGCTGCCGCTGGCGGGGCTGATCAATGTCGATGAGGAGGAGAAGCGGCTGCTCAAGGAGATCGCCAAGGTCGAGAAGGACGTGGCGATGTTCACCAAGAAGCTCTCAAACGAAAAGTTCGTCGCCAACGCGCCGGCCCATGTCCTCGAAAAGGACCGGGGTAAACTGAAGGATGCCGAGGAGAAGCTCGGGATATTGCAGCAGAGCCTGGAGAAAATACAGGCGCTGAAATAA
- a CDS encoding deoxyguanosinetriphosphate triphosphohydrolase: protein MNVRNQLEQREVQILSPYACMSAQSAGRRLPEEPCPVRTAFQLDRDRILHSKSFRRLKHKTQVFLSPEGDHYRTRLTHTLEVSQIARTVARALSLNEDLTEAIALGHDLGHTPFGHAGERVLAEFVPGGFHHVRQSLRVVDKLEKDGQGLNLTAEVRDGILKHSKGRGPILSDDPSVLASTLEGRVVRLADIIAYVNHDLDDARRAGLVSSRDIPEHLLAALGGRSARRIDTLVRDMIETSMAAEGREILLSDGVVGAVEDLRDWLFEHVYREESVDCEFMKASRMLRELFQFFTDEKALRAHGGRRLAGDPLSVSVADFIAGMTDRLALKLYQQLFLPQPWKSL from the coding sequence ATGAATGTGCGAAACCAACTTGAACAACGTGAAGTTCAGATCCTGTCCCCTTATGCCTGCATGAGTGCACAGAGTGCCGGTCGCCGTCTTCCCGAAGAGCCTTGTCCGGTGCGGACGGCTTTTCAACTTGACCGGGACCGCATTCTGCACAGCAAGTCCTTCCGCCGCCTCAAGCACAAGACCCAGGTGTTTCTCTCCCCCGAGGGGGACCATTACCGGACGCGGTTGACCCATACCCTCGAGGTCTCCCAGATTGCCCGCACCGTCGCCCGTGCTTTGTCGCTCAACGAGGACCTGACCGAAGCCATCGCCCTTGGTCACGATCTGGGGCACACCCCCTTCGGCCATGCCGGAGAGCGCGTCCTTGCCGAATTCGTCCCGGGGGGGTTCCACCATGTGCGGCAAAGTCTCCGGGTGGTGGATAAGTTGGAGAAGGACGGGCAGGGTTTGAACCTCACCGCCGAGGTGCGCGACGGGATCCTGAAACATTCCAAGGGGCGGGGGCCCATCCTCAGCGACGACCCCTCGGTGCTCGCCTCGACCCTCGAGGGGCGCGTGGTGCGTCTTGCCGATATCATCGCCTATGTCAATCACGACCTTGACGACGCTCGGCGGGCCGGGCTCGTGTCGAGCCGGGATATTCCGGAACACCTTCTTGCCGCGCTCGGGGGGAGGTCGGCCCGTCGCATCGACACCCTGGTTCGGGACATGATCGAGACGTCGATGGCAGCGGAGGGGCGTGAAATCCTTCTCTCGGACGGGGTCGTCGGGGCGGTCGAGGATCTGAGGGACTGGCTGTTCGAACACGTCTACCGGGAGGAGTCGGTAGACTGCGAGTTTATGAAGGCTTCCCGCATGCTTCGGGAGCTTTTTCAGTTTTTTACGGACGAGAAGGCCCTTCGGGCCCATGGCGGCCGCCGTCTGGCAGGCGATCCGCTGAGCGTGTCGGTCGCCGACTTCATTGCCGGGATGACCGACCGGTTAGCTCTCAAGCTGTATCAGCAGCTGTTTTTGCCGCAACCGTGGAAGAGCCTGTAA
- a CDS encoding DUF2721 domain-containing protein produces MQIELTTPALLFPAISLLLLAYTNRFLVLAQLIRELSGKSRQGGEEKLRRQIAGLRKRIELIRWMQGCGVVSFLLCTVAMFALFVGWPLVGKIVFGASLALMCLSLVLSLVEVAISSNALNIELEDIRP; encoded by the coding sequence ATGCAGATCGAACTGACCACCCCGGCCCTCCTCTTCCCCGCCATCTCCCTGCTCCTGCTCGCCTACACCAACCGCTTTCTGGTGCTGGCGCAGCTGATCCGGGAGCTCAGCGGCAAAAGCCGCCAGGGGGGCGAGGAGAAGCTACGGCGGCAGATCGCCGGGCTGAGGAAGCGCATCGAGCTGATCAGGTGGATGCAGGGGTGCGGCGTCGTCTCCTTCCTCCTCTGCACCGTGGCGATGTTCGCCCTCTTCGTCGGCTGGCCCCTGGTCGGCAAGATCGTCTTCGGTGCCAGCCTGGCCCTGATGTGCCTGTCGCTCGTCCTCTCCCTGGTCGAGGTGGCGATCTCCTCCAACGCCCTGAACATCGAGTTGGAGGACATCCGCCCCTAA
- a CDS encoding response regulator, whose translation MSKKLLLADDSITIQKVVGITFAQEDYDLTVVDNGATALEKARLEHPDLIVADVHMPGKNGYELCSDVKQDPALAAVPVLLLTGTFEPFDENRARNVGADSWIVKPFESQALIDRVEELLAKAPEPALVEPAPAPVVAAERPLASAPAVEPAPEVAPALAVAAAAAAGAGQVEAPAEEEIPLGEWEEEAPADEAPALGIEEDVWGGVSLEEEAEEPVAEEPPVEDIWGAVEEEFPPGEELSAEAGPGAEEDFLFEADFAEEPSAAPAEEPWSGVEETFLGAEEASHEPPGFENTGDDYVFGESLPAEGAEEIFPEGEAVSFEEDEEILDLEEDEEILELDECDILEEEDLAFEEDLLAGGAEVSAFEEALPEEEVIAEPASQPVGFSPESFAAEEAFEPEEAFEAEEAFEAEEAFGPTTAGFDELEIAVAEEEPGAGQEPESLAATVEAPLEEGGFGGFETSAQDDEAFFAEPEDDLLAAAGLDAEESAEPALAEEDWAQSEPETEPSLAPAAAAAAAGLTGAAIIADAAEVEERARSLSEEDLARVVEKVVNSVIERLASVILEKVAWEVVPDLAENLINEEIRKIKEGAE comes from the coding sequence ATGAGCAAGAAACTGCTGTTGGCCGACGACAGTATCACCATCCAAAAGGTCGTAGGGATTACTTTTGCCCAGGAGGACTACGATCTGACAGTGGTGGATAACGGTGCGACCGCCCTGGAAAAGGCCCGCCTGGAACATCCCGATCTGATCGTGGCGGACGTGCACATGCCGGGGAAGAACGGTTATGAGCTTTGCTCCGATGTCAAGCAGGATCCCGCCCTTGCCGCGGTGCCCGTTCTGCTCCTCACCGGGACCTTCGAGCCTTTTGATGAGAACCGCGCCCGAAACGTCGGCGCCGACAGCTGGATAGTCAAGCCTTTCGAGTCCCAGGCCCTGATCGATCGGGTAGAGGAGCTTCTCGCCAAAGCGCCGGAGCCTGCGCTGGTCGAGCCCGCCCCTGCCCCGGTGGTCGCGGCGGAGAGGCCCCTCGCTTCGGCCCCGGCCGTGGAACCCGCCCCGGAGGTGGCACCGGCTCTGGCCGTGGCCGCAGCCGCCGCAGCAGGCGCAGGTCAGGTCGAGGCGCCCGCCGAGGAGGAGATTCCCCTCGGCGAGTGGGAAGAGGAGGCGCCCGCCGATGAGGCCCCGGCGCTCGGGATCGAGGAGGATGTCTGGGGGGGCGTCTCTCTGGAGGAAGAAGCCGAGGAACCGGTCGCTGAGGAGCCCCCTGTCGAAGACATCTGGGGGGCAGTGGAAGAAGAATTTCCCCCGGGCGAAGAGCTTTCTGCCGAAGCCGGACCCGGGGCCGAAGAGGACTTCCTTTTCGAAGCTGATTTCGCTGAGGAGCCGTCTGCCGCCCCTGCCGAGGAGCCCTGGTCCGGCGTCGAGGAAACCTTCCTCGGGGCCGAAGAGGCCTCGCACGAACCCCCCGGTTTCGAGAACACCGGCGATGATTACGTTTTTGGAGAATCCCTTCCTGCCGAGGGCGCGGAAGAGATCTTTCCCGAGGGCGAAGCGGTCTCCTTCGAAGAGGATGAAGAGATCCTGGACCTTGAAGAGGACGAGGAGATTCTCGAACTCGACGAATGCGACATCCTCGAGGAAGAGGACCTCGCTTTCGAGGAGGACCTCCTGGCCGGGGGCGCTGAGGTGTCCGCTTTCGAGGAAGCTCTTCCCGAGGAGGAAGTGATTGCCGAGCCCGCTTCTCAGCCGGTAGGGTTTTCCCCGGAGTCCTTCGCCGCCGAAGAGGCCTTTGAGCCTGAAGAGGCCTTTGAGGCTGAAGAGGCCTTTGAGGCTGAAGAGGCCTTCGGGCCGACGACGGCCGGTTTCGATGAGTTGGAGATAGCTGTTGCGGAAGAGGAGCCTGGCGCCGGGCAGGAGCCTGAATCGCTGGCCGCGACGGTCGAGGCCCCGCTCGAAGAGGGCGGATTCGGCGGCTTCGAGACATCCGCGCAGGACGACGAGGCCTTCTTCGCCGAGCCGGAGGATGACCTTCTTGCGGCCGCAGGGTTGGATGCCGAGGAGTCGGCCGAGCCTGCTTTGGCCGAGGAGGATTGGGCCCAGTCCGAACCTGAAACAGAACCCTCCCTTGCGCCGGCGGCCGCCGCCGCGGCAGCAGGGTTGACGGGGGCGGCCATCATCGCCGACGCCGCCGAAGTTGAGGAGCGTGCCCGCTCCCTTTCGGAGGAAGATCTTGCCCGGGTCGTGGAAAAGGTCGTTAACTCGGTCATCGAGCGGCTGGCCAGCGTCATTTTGGAAAAGGTCGCCTGGGAGGTGGTCCCCGATCTCGCCGAGAACCTGATCAACGAGGAGATTCGCAAGATCAAGGAAGGGGCCGAGTAA
- a CDS encoding WD40 repeat domain-containing protein produces MDSVVFLSLAALLGLVCILWLVGLFSVALRNALLFFVKKNRSRLKLTIVYGLLLPSLLVGSILFCLEYESGDIPTYAEMEGGPDENTENAPSPAKEDVAVWELPASSESQARGLTPEEQEKKKQISYALGNEIISPFDVLVQDYFKYELFEELSEAIESVSLYDGFFPYVFSAHSDHVNSVAIAEGRIVSGSDDKTIKIWDLASGKLLHTLPGHERDVTAVAIIDGKIVSGSWDKKIKIWDLESGKLLQSLSGHKHLLFTDETTVATGEGRIVSDSDRNTVMVWDLNSGKLLHDLAGHRGTNGWGGAIFINSVAVGEGRIASGSDDKTIKIWDLQSGKLLHTLAGHGDGVNSVAISDGRIVSGSKDQTIKIWDLQDGKLLHTLAGHSNRVTSVAISDGRIVSGSNDKTIKTWDLKTGKLLFSYPCSFVLSVATTDDKIVSGHSNGDVSVTKIPSGKDVKKFKSQVENYFLSSVFEGEAYKQALELPIDLLVDVPSFKQRHAEHALEKYQLRVRQAFKHGKIGERYVPYTTSSYTTHNYDYMMINGEAINYSTNQKHSSSSGGHEEDVYGYKAICEVKNESKNHYLVQMKSDWTGAYSRYVTGSYGAWSKQSGDYRELKTNKSASSYPQSFVLAPGDKHKYQFELGEEEPADLVNVPVSVTVIPKRFYEGLVRSMEEENTDLALIDGYLKTELVREWHPQLKRRRAQIIQDRDDRFSKENIEGVTVSLEYDDNDYYDAFDNPVTVFISSKKPLKVKYETPFANETVNVSEKAGGFFSAYEYRVKHEVKGVPKGKLEAKVAYVWHVEK; encoded by the coding sequence ATGGATTCGGTAGTTTTTTTGTCGTTAGCAGCACTTCTGGGACTTGTTTGCATATTGTGGCTGGTCGGGCTTTTTTCGGTTGCGCTTAGAAACGCGTTGCTCTTTTTTGTAAAGAAAAACCGCAGCCGTCTGAAGTTGACCATTGTGTATGGCCTTCTGCTCCCGTCGCTCCTTGTTGGATCAATCCTGTTTTGCCTGGAATATGAAAGCGGCGACATCCCGACATACGCTGAAATGGAAGGCGGGCCCGATGAAAATACGGAAAATGCACCGTCTCCAGCAAAAGAGGATGTCGCTGTGTGGGAACTGCCGGCGTCTTCTGAAAGCCAAGCGCGTGGGTTGACTCCGGAAGAGCAGGAAAAGAAGAAGCAGATCAGCTATGCCCTTGGAAATGAAATAATCTCCCCTTTTGATGTTCTAGTTCAAGACTATTTCAAATATGAATTATTTGAGGAGTTAAGTGAGGCGATAGAAAGTGTCAGCCTTTATGATGGGTTTTTTCCATATGTTTTTTCTGCACACAGCGACCATGTTAACTCCGTAGCAATCGCTGAAGGACGGATTGTATCAGGTAGCGATGACAAAACAATTAAAATTTGGGATTTAGCGAGTGGCAAGCTCTTGCATACCCTGCCTGGGCATGAAAGGGATGTTACCGCTGTTGCAATTATTGACGGAAAAATTGTTTCTGGTAGTTGGGATAAAAAAATCAAAATATGGGATTTAGAGAGTGGCAAGCTCTTGCAGTCCCTTTCTGGGCATAAGCACCTTCTGTTTACTGATGAGACAACGGTAGCGACCGGTGAAGGTCGAATCGTCTCTGACAGTGATCGAAATACTGTTATGGTTTGGGATTTGAACAGTGGCAAGCTTTTACATGATCTTGCCGGACATCGTGGTACAAATGGGTGGGGAGGGGCGATTTTTATCAACTCGGTGGCTGTTGGTGAAGGGCGAATCGCTTCAGGTAGTGATGATAAAACGATTAAAATTTGGGATCTTCAAAGCGGAAAACTGTTGCATACTTTGGCTGGTCATGGCGACGGTGTGAATTCAGTAGCGATCTCTGATGGGCGAATTGTATCAGGTAGTAAAGATCAAACAATTAAAATTTGGGATCTTCAAGACGGAAAATTGTTGCATACTTTAGCCGGCCATAGCAACAGGGTAACTTCAGTAGCGATTTCTGATGGTCGCATTGTGTCAGGCAGTAATGATAAAACAATTAAGACCTGGGATTTGAAAACCGGTAAGCTGCTGTTTAGCTATCCTTGCTCTTTTGTTTTATCTGTGGCAACGACGGACGATAAGATAGTTTCAGGACATAGTAATGGTGATGTTTCTGTCACAAAGATTCCAAGCGGCAAAGATGTAAAAAAGTTTAAAAGTCAAGTTGAAAACTACTTTTTGAGCAGCGTTTTTGAGGGCGAGGCTTATAAGCAAGCCCTTGAGCTGCCCATTGATTTATTGGTCGATGTGCCTTCGTTCAAACAAAGGCATGCAGAACACGCCCTTGAAAAATACCAGCTGCGCGTCCGGCAAGCCTTCAAGCACGGCAAGATCGGCGAGCGTTACGTCCCCTATACCACTTCGTCTTATACAACGCACAATTACGACTACATGATGATTAACGGCGAGGCAATCAACTACAGCACCAACCAGAAACATTCGTCTTCCAGCGGCGGCCACGAAGAGGACGTCTACGGCTACAAGGCGATCTGCGAAGTCAAAAACGAGTCGAAAAATCATTACCTCGTGCAGATGAAGTCCGACTGGACGGGAGCCTATTCAAGATACGTCACCGGCAGTTACGGTGCCTGGAGCAAGCAGAGTGGTGATTACAGGGAATTGAAAACAAATAAAAGCGCCTCTTCGTACCCCCAGTCCTTTGTGCTGGCACCGGGCGACAAGCACAAGTATCAGTTCGAACTCGGTGAAGAGGAGCCGGCCGACCTGGTGAACGTTCCGGTATCGGTGACGGTGATCCCGAAGCGGTTTTACGAGGGCCTGGTCCGGTCCATGGAAGAGGAGAATACCGACCTCGCCCTGATCGACGGCTATCTGAAAACCGAGCTGGTCCGAGAGTGGCATCCGCAACTCAAGCGCCGCAGGGCGCAGATCATCCAGGACCGGGACGACCGCTTTTCCAAAGAAAATATCGAGGGCGTTACGGTCAGCCTCGAATATGATGACAATGACTACTACGACGCATTCGATAACCCCGTGACCGTGTTTATCTCGTCCAAAAAACCGCTCAAGGTCAAATATGAAACCCCCTTTGCCAACGAAACGGTCAACGTATCAGAGAAGGCTGGCGGATTTTTCAGTGCCTACGAGTATCGGGTGAAACATGAGGTTAAGGGAGTGCCGAAGGGAAAACTTGAGGCCAAGGTCGCCTATGTCTGGCATGTTGAGAAATAG